From a single Bryobacter aggregatus MPL3 genomic region:
- a CDS encoding VWA domain-containing protein translates to MNTHDKFSRRAWIGGLAGAPLLLAQDPVIRVDVQLVNITYTVRNKQGGLVGNLTKDDFTVVEDGKPQEISRFQRDTDLPLTIGLLVDISGSMYNVIETGKRAANEFFRKVLREKDLAFVISFGSELDLVQDLTSSKSLLERGLSDLRGQRPTRVMTQGPIPTTARGTRMFDAVYLAADEKLKTEAGRKLIVLLTDGADQGSFYKPADALKQSHLSDAVIYSFFYYEPMYGSDEGALKKLSGDTGGRVFDVTRRGGLDKAFEQLQEEMRSQYSIAYSPTNPKRDGGFRRVEVKTKDGSLKVQARRGYYATEA, encoded by the coding sequence ATGAATACCCATGATAAATTTTCGCGACGTGCCTGGATCGGAGGGCTGGCTGGCGCGCCCTTACTCTTGGCGCAGGACCCGGTCATCCGCGTGGATGTTCAATTGGTGAACATTACCTATACAGTCAGAAACAAGCAGGGTGGCCTGGTGGGCAACCTCACCAAGGATGATTTCACCGTTGTCGAAGATGGCAAGCCGCAAGAGATCAGCCGCTTCCAGCGCGATACCGATCTCCCTCTCACCATCGGACTGCTGGTGGACATCTCGGGCTCGATGTACAACGTGATCGAAACCGGCAAGCGTGCGGCCAACGAGTTCTTTCGAAAAGTATTGAGAGAGAAAGATCTCGCCTTTGTGATTTCCTTTGGTTCCGAGTTGGACCTGGTCCAGGATCTGACCTCGTCGAAAAGCCTGCTCGAGCGTGGACTCAGCGACCTGCGGGGACAACGGCCCACCCGCGTTATGACTCAGGGCCCCATTCCAACCACCGCCCGCGGCACCCGCATGTTCGATGCGGTCTATCTGGCAGCGGATGAAAAGTTGAAGACCGAGGCCGGCCGGAAATTGATCGTCCTCCTGACCGATGGCGCCGATCAGGGCAGCTTCTACAAACCGGCCGATGCATTGAAACAATCCCATCTCTCCGACGCCGTCATCTACAGCTTCTTCTACTACGAACCCATGTATGGCAGCGACGAGGGGGCGCTGAAGAAGCTCTCTGGAGACACTGGCGGCCGGGTTTTCGACGTCACGCGGCGCGGCGGCCTCGATAAGGCGTTTGAACAGTTGCAGGAAGAGATGCGCAGCCAATATTCCATTGCCTACAGCCCGACGAATCCGAAGAGAGACGGCGGCTTCCGGCGCGTGGAAGTGAAGACCAAGGACGGTAGTCTGAAAGTACAGGCCCGGCGCGGCTACTACGCGACAGAGGCCTGA
- a CDS encoding nucleotide sugar dehydrogenase has translation MKNLLLEKLNAKTARVGVVGLGYVGLPLAVEFAHAGFHVTGLDIDERKTAKLNAGESYIQDIPSSVLKPLVESGKLDATTDFSAIRDLDTINICVPTPLSKAKDPDMTFVNSAVESIAQNFGKGKLVILESTTYPGTTEELVLPKLQQHGLKVGEDFFLCFSPERVDPGNKQFQTRNIPKVVGGHTANCTEVGAAFYGQALDKVVPVSGTQVAEMVKLLENTFRMINIGMVNELAIMCGRMGINVWEVIDAAATKPFGFMPFYPGPGLGGHCIPIDPFYLSWKSKQSGIEARFIELAGYINGQMPHFVVDKIQNALNDHAKPVKNSKVHILGMAYKKDIDDVRESPGLDIMHLLMQRGAKVSYSDPFISNLRIEDHRLESQDMLPSCEAADCVVIVTDHSQVDYAAVIEKSKLIVDTRNALKKYQDPKIVAL, from the coding sequence ATGAAAAATCTACTTCTTGAAAAACTGAACGCGAAGACCGCGCGTGTAGGTGTGGTGGGTCTGGGCTATGTCGGGTTGCCGTTGGCTGTCGAGTTCGCTCACGCCGGATTCCATGTCACGGGCCTCGACATTGATGAACGAAAAACAGCGAAATTGAACGCGGGCGAATCCTACATCCAGGACATCCCAAGCTCGGTGCTGAAGCCGCTGGTCGAGTCTGGAAAGCTGGATGCAACCACCGACTTTTCTGCGATTCGCGATCTCGACACCATCAATATTTGCGTGCCCACTCCTCTTTCGAAGGCGAAGGACCCGGACATGACCTTCGTCAATTCTGCCGTGGAATCGATCGCGCAGAACTTTGGCAAAGGCAAGCTGGTGATCCTCGAATCCACCACCTATCCAGGAACGACAGAAGAACTGGTCTTGCCCAAGCTCCAGCAGCATGGCCTGAAGGTGGGCGAAGACTTCTTCCTCTGCTTCTCCCCGGAACGCGTGGATCCCGGCAACAAGCAGTTTCAAACCCGGAACATCCCCAAGGTGGTAGGCGGCCACACCGCGAATTGTACAGAAGTGGGCGCAGCGTTCTATGGGCAGGCTCTGGACAAGGTGGTGCCGGTCAGTGGCACGCAGGTCGCAGAGATGGTGAAGTTACTTGAGAACACCTTCCGCATGATCAACATTGGAATGGTGAATGAGTTGGCGATCATGTGCGGGCGCATGGGAATCAACGTCTGGGAAGTGATCGATGCGGCAGCAACGAAGCCATTTGGCTTCATGCCCTTTTATCCCGGGCCTGGCCTCGGCGGCCATTGCATTCCGATCGATCCGTTCTACTTGAGCTGGAAGTCGAAGCAGAGCGGCATCGAAGCACGCTTCATTGAGCTGGCAGGCTACATCAATGGGCAAATGCCGCACTTTGTAGTGGACAAGATCCAGAATGCGCTGAACGATCACGCCAAGCCGGTCAAGAACTCAAAGGTTCACATTCTGGGGATGGCCTATAAGAAGGACATCGACGATGTACGGGAGTCGCCGGGCTTGGATATCATGCACCTGCTGATGCAGCGCGGGGCGAAAGTATCTTATAGCGATCCGTTCATCTCGAACCTGCGCATTGAGGACCATCGCCTCGAGAGCCAGGACATGCTGCCCTCCTGCGAAGCAGCCGATTGCGTGGTGATTGTCACCGATCACTCACAGGTGGATTATGCCGCAGTCATTGAGAAATCCAAGCTGATTGTCGACACCCGCAATGCGTTGAAGAAATATCAGGACCCGAAGATCGTCGCCCTCTAA
- the dapF gene encoding diaminopimelate epimerase — protein sequence MNIPFTKAHGAQNDFLFSWVDDLPLVESLNLLALSICHRNTGIGADGWYLVSPGEEGCDIRVRLFNADGGETEMSGNGTRCAAAWALANGKAKGPEVKILTGSGPKTVTLLKRDGERFLFRMAMGLPQVVEDELESSIDLKTGKRDCSIVWVGNPQCVLFVHDFNFDWQSMGAEIETHPRFPQRTNVSFVKVIDQHNIDVRFFERGVGVTNSSGTGSTGAMVASVLRGLAQSPVSVHTPAGILHLLWEDTIYLTGPAELTATGQFVFREQ from the coding sequence ATGAATATCCCCTTTACGAAAGCGCATGGCGCTCAAAACGATTTCCTCTTTAGCTGGGTAGACGACCTCCCACTGGTGGAAAGCTTGAATCTGCTGGCACTCTCCATTTGCCACCGGAATACAGGTATCGGCGCCGATGGCTGGTATCTGGTCTCGCCAGGGGAAGAAGGCTGCGACATTCGGGTTCGTTTGTTCAATGCCGATGGCGGAGAAACGGAAATGTCTGGCAATGGCACTCGTTGTGCTGCAGCCTGGGCGTTAGCGAATGGCAAGGCTAAAGGGCCCGAAGTCAAAATCCTGACCGGCTCCGGACCGAAGACCGTCACCTTGCTCAAGCGTGACGGGGAGCGCTTCCTGTTCCGCATGGCGATGGGCCTGCCACAGGTGGTTGAAGACGAACTGGAGTCCTCGATCGACTTAAAAACGGGCAAGCGCGACTGCTCCATCGTCTGGGTGGGCAATCCGCAATGTGTCCTGTTTGTCCACGATTTCAATTTCGACTGGCAATCGATGGGTGCCGAAATTGAAACACACCCCCGCTTCCCGCAGCGAACCAACGTCAGCTTTGTGAAGGTGATCGACCAGCACAATATCGACGTACGCTTCTTTGAGCGGGGCGTCGGGGTGACCAACTCCTCGGGGACTGGATCAACCGGCGCCATGGTGGCAAGCGTATTGCGGGGCCTTGCGCAAAGTCCGGTATCGGTACATACCCCCGCGGGGATCCTACACCTTTTGTGGGAAGACACGATCTATTTAACGGGGCCCGCGGAACTGACTGCGACGGGCCAATTTGTATTCCGGGAACAATGA
- a CDS encoding NHL repeat-containing protein, which produces MINRIALYFLLTAALVAQTITTVAGGGPGNNVPALNVAFNLVQGVATDTAGNVFFTAQSRVFKMEPSGNLIRIAGSGVAGFSGDGGPAVDAQLRTPYGIAVDAAGNVYVADYGNDRIRIISPAGVINTFAGNGGHFYAGDGGQAKDAQMRTPRGVTVDKDGNVYIAETGSHVIRKVTTDGVIQTVVGYGWAGFSGDGGDPLEAQINSPHGVAVDKDGTIYIADYGNVRIRKVAGNVITTISGAGSGFAGDGEVAANGRFAGPTSIAIDSSSNLYVVDAYNQRVRKIATGSGGKISTVAGNGTADFKGDGSSATSASLNFPNAAVVDAGGNLYIADLYNGRVRKVVSSGTISTVAGNGAISYGGDGALATSAQLNSPWSTATDAAGNLYISDYGNHRIRRVDTGQAISSLAGNGTPGFGGDGSASTGAQLVNPSATVFDANGNLYIADSGNHRIRRITPGGTISSIAGTGTAGNGGDGGAASSAQLSSPVGLAIDASGNIYIADSGNNAVRRIRPDGTISTLPAGSLNSPEDVAVDAAGNLYIADLYNHRIQKLAADGTVSTFAGMSGKAGFSGDGGKANAAKLRFPFGVAVDAAGNVYIADSSNHRVRKVATDGKISTIAGNGIPSYGGDGGDPFTANLYYPRGLSFDAAGNLYISDTGNQRVRKIIPPSQ; this is translated from the coding sequence TTGATCAATCGAATCGCACTATATTTCTTACTCACCGCTGCACTTGTGGCGCAAACCATCACGACCGTTGCTGGCGGTGGACCCGGTAACAATGTTCCGGCTCTCAATGTAGCCTTCAATCTGGTTCAAGGTGTTGCCACCGATACGGCTGGCAATGTCTTCTTCACCGCACAGAGCCGCGTGTTTAAGATGGAGCCGTCGGGCAATCTCATCCGCATTGCGGGTTCTGGCGTTGCCGGTTTTAGTGGGGATGGCGGCCCTGCGGTAGACGCGCAATTGCGCACTCCCTACGGCATCGCCGTCGACGCTGCAGGCAATGTTTATGTTGCCGACTACGGCAATGACCGCATCCGCATCATCAGTCCGGCCGGTGTCATCAATACTTTTGCGGGCAATGGGGGACACTTCTACGCGGGAGATGGCGGCCAGGCGAAAGACGCTCAGATGCGCACGCCGCGCGGCGTCACTGTCGACAAAGATGGGAACGTGTACATCGCTGAAACCGGTAGTCACGTGATTCGCAAAGTCACAACCGATGGCGTGATTCAGACGGTGGTTGGATATGGCTGGGCTGGTTTCTCCGGTGACGGTGGCGATCCGCTTGAGGCACAGATCAACAGTCCTCACGGAGTGGCCGTAGATAAGGACGGAACGATCTATATTGCGGACTACGGAAATGTGCGCATTCGGAAAGTCGCAGGCAATGTCATCACCACGATCTCCGGGGCTGGCTCCGGCTTTGCGGGGGATGGCGAGGTGGCCGCGAACGGCCGCTTTGCAGGGCCCACCAGCATTGCAATCGATTCGAGCAGCAACCTCTATGTCGTCGATGCCTACAACCAGCGGGTGCGTAAGATCGCAACCGGCTCCGGCGGCAAGATCAGCACGGTGGCAGGCAACGGAACGGCAGACTTCAAGGGCGATGGCTCCTCTGCGACCTCTGCCTCTCTCAATTTCCCCAACGCGGCTGTGGTGGACGCAGGGGGCAATCTCTACATTGCGGACCTCTACAATGGCCGCGTCCGCAAGGTGGTCTCCAGTGGCACCATTTCGACGGTAGCCGGCAATGGTGCGATCAGCTATGGCGGCGATGGCGCACTGGCGACAAGCGCTCAGCTGAATAGTCCCTGGAGTACGGCAACCGATGCTGCAGGCAACCTTTATATTTCGGACTATGGCAACCATCGCATCCGCCGTGTGGATACGGGGCAGGCGATCTCCAGTCTGGCTGGAAATGGAACTCCGGGTTTTGGTGGCGATGGCTCTGCTTCCACCGGCGCACAGTTGGTGAATCCCAGCGCGACGGTCTTTGATGCGAATGGCAATCTCTACATTGCCGATTCCGGCAATCACCGCATCCGGCGCATCACTCCGGGGGGCACGATCTCCTCGATTGCAGGCACCGGTACGGCTGGCAACGGCGGTGATGGCGGCGCGGCAAGCAGCGCTCAGCTCAGCAGCCCGGTGGGTTTGGCCATTGATGCGAGCGGCAACATCTACATCGCGGATTCGGGCAATAATGCAGTCCGCCGCATTCGTCCGGACGGCACGATTTCGACACTTCCAGCCGGTTCCCTGAATTCTCCCGAGGATGTCGCGGTGGATGCCGCAGGCAACCTGTACATCGCAGACCTCTACAATCACCGCATCCAGAAGCTGGCGGCCGATGGCACGGTTTCCACCTTTGCGGGGATGAGTGGCAAGGCTGGTTTTAGTGGCGATGGCGGTAAGGCGAATGCCGCGAAACTCCGCTTTCCCTTCGGCGTTGCGGTGGATGCGGCAGGCAATGTCTACATCGCAGACTCCAGTAACCATCGCGTGCGCAAGGTTGCAACAGATGGCAAGATTTCGACCATTGCCGGAAACGGCATTCCGAGCTATGGCGGCGACGGAGGTGACCCCTTCACGGCGAATCTCTACTACCCACGTGGTCTCTCCTTCGACGCGGCAGGCAATCTCTACATCTCGGACACGGGAAATCAGCGGGTTCGCAAGATCATTCCTCCTTCCCAGTAA
- a CDS encoding PfkB family carbohydrate kinase — MSLVVVGSVAYDGVETPHGKIDRMLGGACTYIALSASYFTHSKIVAVVGEDFAQEDRDLLAERGIDLSGLEVAEGKTFFWQGVYSADMNDRETLRTDLNVFATFQPKLPESYKTQPYLFLGNIQPALQKQVFEQMSKLRFCGGDTMNFWINDFRDELLATIADWNFLLINDSEARLLSGESNLRKAAAKIMAMGPKNLVIKRGEYGAMLFRPNSLFVAPGYLLDSVFDPTGAGDCFAGGFTGYLAERGFDLQGDIDPHELHRAVIYGSVMGSFCCEQFGVERFRTLTRKEIDGRFEEFQKFTAF, encoded by the coding sequence ATGTCCTTAGTCGTTGTGGGCTCCGTCGCATATGACGGAGTCGAAACTCCTCATGGCAAGATCGACCGAATGCTCGGCGGCGCTTGCACCTATATTGCCCTTTCGGCGAGCTATTTCACGCATTCCAAGATCGTCGCCGTCGTTGGCGAAGACTTTGCGCAGGAGGATCGGGACCTGCTGGCAGAACGCGGAATCGATCTCAGCGGCCTCGAGGTAGCAGAAGGGAAAACCTTCTTTTGGCAGGGCGTCTACTCGGCGGACATGAACGATCGCGAAACACTGCGAACCGACCTCAACGTCTTTGCGACCTTCCAGCCCAAGCTGCCCGAGAGCTACAAAACCCAACCCTATCTCTTCCTCGGCAACATCCAGCCCGCGCTCCAGAAGCAAGTCTTCGAACAGATGTCCAAGCTGCGCTTCTGCGGCGGCGACACGATGAACTTCTGGATCAATGACTTCCGGGACGAGTTGCTCGCCACCATCGCGGATTGGAACTTCCTGCTCATCAACGACTCGGAAGCAAGACTGCTTTCCGGCGAATCGAATCTGCGCAAGGCAGCAGCGAAGATCATGGCGATGGGCCCCAAGAACCTGGTGATCAAGCGAGGCGAGTACGGCGCAATGCTGTTCCGTCCGAACAGCTTGTTTGTCGCTCCGGGCTATTTGCTGGATAGCGTTTTTGATCCCACCGGTGCAGGCGATTGCTTTGCCGGCGGCTTTACCGGTTATCTGGCAGAACGCGGATTTGATCTGCAAGGCGACATCGACCCTCATGAATTGCACCGCGCCGTCATCTACGGCAGTGTGATGGGTAGCTTCTGCTGCGAACAATTTGGCGTCGAACGATTCCGGACGCTGACGCGCAAGGAAATCGATGGTCGTTTTGAAGAGTTCCAGAAGTTCACTGCGTTCTAA
- a CDS encoding ArnT family glycosyltransferase codes for MKSSRSSLRSNLVCAAVLALLGALSVAWVQHQGSALFYGDAAAHLNIARRLFDGGNPGYQQIGTVWLPLPHVVMMPFAMVDSWWQSGLAGAIPSAIAWVLAGTLLFALLQRLFGNAGAIAGTGVFALQPNLLYLAGCPMTEPYFLAGSIGMLLFSVRAVERSSSLDAAIAGLCGIAATMTRYEGWFLLPFVSLYLLLRGGPRVALVYSLVAGLGPGYWLAHNWIFYSDPLEFYRGLGSAKQIQNGLPYPGAHEWWPAIWQFTVASKMVLGWPLLLMSLAGALWTRAAWPLFYCALAPLYYVVNLHGGDSPIYVPEIYPFSHYNSRYALAGLPLCALLVAGLAARWPRLKFVLPVLALAWFTVRPVVVADEGRVNSEQRRAWTSQVATLLRTQYQRGTGIWMPFGDLTATLPEAGLPIAESIHQGDKIRYERLTVRPDLFLDTAWVIDLRGDEVSLAMQRMDGYALVKVISLKYSPVIEVWRRVSR; via the coding sequence TTGAAGAGTTCCAGAAGTTCACTGCGTTCTAACCTTGTCTGCGCGGCTGTACTGGCCTTGCTGGGCGCGTTGAGTGTTGCCTGGGTCCAGCACCAGGGCAGCGCACTTTTCTATGGAGACGCCGCCGCGCATTTGAACATTGCGCGGCGTTTGTTTGATGGGGGCAATCCCGGCTACCAACAGATCGGCACGGTCTGGCTTCCCCTCCCGCATGTCGTGATGATGCCCTTCGCAATGGTTGATTCCTGGTGGCAAAGCGGCTTAGCTGGCGCGATTCCATCGGCGATCGCCTGGGTGCTGGCCGGAACCCTCCTCTTTGCCTTGCTGCAAAGGCTCTTCGGCAATGCTGGAGCCATCGCCGGAACCGGAGTCTTTGCACTACAGCCGAATCTCTTGTATCTGGCAGGCTGCCCGATGACCGAGCCCTACTTCCTGGCCGGCTCGATTGGCATGCTGCTCTTTAGCGTCCGCGCCGTCGAACGTTCGAGTTCTCTCGATGCGGCAATCGCAGGACTCTGCGGCATTGCCGCCACCATGACACGCTACGAAGGCTGGTTCCTCTTACCCTTCGTCTCCCTCTATCTGTTGCTGCGTGGAGGGCCACGTGTCGCACTCGTCTATTCGCTTGTTGCTGGATTGGGACCGGGCTATTGGCTCGCTCACAACTGGATTTTCTACTCAGACCCACTTGAGTTTTATCGCGGCCTGGGCTCAGCGAAGCAGATTCAAAATGGCTTGCCCTACCCCGGAGCACATGAATGGTGGCCCGCCATCTGGCAGTTCACCGTCGCCAGCAAGATGGTGCTGGGCTGGCCACTGCTCTTAATGAGTCTGGCAGGAGCCTTGTGGACACGGGCAGCCTGGCCCTTGTTCTATTGCGCGCTCGCACCGCTCTACTATGTCGTCAACTTGCACGGCGGCGATAGTCCCATCTATGTGCCGGAGATCTATCCATTCAGCCACTACAACAGCCGCTACGCACTGGCGGGTCTGCCTCTTTGCGCGCTGCTGGTAGCAGGATTGGCCGCCCGCTGGCCACGATTGAAGTTTGTCCTGCCGGTACTGGCCTTAGCCTGGTTCACAGTGCGGCCCGTGGTGGTGGCAGACGAAGGGCGGGTCAATTCCGAACAAAGACGCGCCTGGACCAGCCAGGTGGCCACACTGCTGCGCACCCAATACCAGCGCGGCACGGGCATCTGGATGCCCTTCGGAGATCTGACCGCCACCTTGCCTGAAGCCGGACTGCCAATTGCCGAAAGCATCCACCAGGGCGACAAGATTCGCTACGAAAGGCTGACCGTCCGCCCCGATCTCTTCCTCGATACGGCCTGGGTCATCGACCTGCGGGGAGACGAGGTTTCTCTCGCCATGCAACGGATGGATGGGTATGCACTCGTGAAAGTAATATCCTTGAAGTACTCGCCTGTCATTGAAGTCTGGCGGCGTGTTTCGCGATGA
- the bla gene encoding class A beta-lactamase: protein MRFSLHFAFAASCLAGQLDVATLQTKLDGLGKSIDGRVGICVRDADTTTCVRGAERFSLQSVMKLVVGIAVLDAVDHRGWKLEDPVLVRKQDLSLFVQPISKLVGESGYQTTVGDLVRRAIVDSDSAAVDILIAKLGGIEKVQAFLNRKKIAQVRLDRDERHLQTQIGGIDWRPEFVDAAVLDQAFKAVPEDRQAAAYTKYQKDPRDTATPLGMTQLLQDLALGKLVSKSSTAFLMRVMEETVTFPDRLKAGLAPGWKLGHKTGSSSSWKGLTVATNDVGVMTAPDGRQISVVVFVADSRATLKEKAVVMSGVSRAVCESYR, encoded by the coding sequence ATGAGATTTTCGCTTCACTTTGCCTTTGCGGCAAGTTGTCTGGCGGGCCAACTGGATGTCGCCACGCTACAGACAAAACTGGATGGATTGGGGAAGAGTATCGATGGCCGGGTGGGCATCTGCGTTCGTGATGCCGATACCACCACCTGCGTTCGGGGCGCCGAAAGATTCTCGCTCCAAAGCGTCATGAAACTGGTGGTCGGAATCGCGGTATTGGATGCTGTGGACCATCGCGGCTGGAAGCTGGAAGATCCGGTCCTGGTGCGAAAACAGGATCTGAGCTTGTTTGTGCAGCCGATCTCGAAGCTGGTGGGCGAGTCGGGTTACCAAACAACGGTGGGTGATCTGGTCCGCCGGGCGATTGTCGATAGCGACAGCGCCGCCGTCGATATTCTGATCGCCAAGCTGGGCGGCATCGAGAAGGTGCAGGCCTTCCTCAACCGCAAGAAAATTGCACAAGTCCGGCTGGATAGAGACGAGCGGCACTTGCAGACTCAGATTGGCGGCATCGACTGGCGTCCGGAGTTTGTCGATGCGGCAGTGCTCGACCAGGCATTCAAAGCCGTGCCGGAAGACCGTCAGGCTGCGGCCTATACGAAGTACCAGAAAGATCCGCGCGATACGGCGACCCCGCTGGGGATGACGCAATTGCTGCAGGATTTGGCGCTCGGCAAACTTGTTTCCAAGTCTTCGACCGCCTTTCTCATGCGCGTGATGGAAGAGACGGTGACCTTCCCCGACCGTCTGAAGGCTGGCTTGGCGCCGGGTTGGAAGTTGGGCCATAAGACCGGCTCGAGCAGCAGTTGGAAGGGGCTGACCGTCGCCACCAACGACGTCGGTGTGATGACCGCGCCCGATGGCCGGCAGATCTCGGTGGTCGTGTTTGTGGCCGATTCCCGGGCCACGCTGAAGGAGAAGGCGGTAGTGATGTCCGGAGTATCACGCGCCGTTTGCGAATCGTACCGCTAA
- a CDS encoding cytochrome P460 family protein: protein MRLLTLLSLAVISITASDLEYSASGELKFPARYREWVFLGSGLGMTYGPVAEFNVGRPPMFDNVYVNPESYRAFLESGKWPAKTQFVLEIRNSERSGSINRGGNFQTDLVGIEMNVKDPSSPNGEWTFYNFPIQDGKPSAVAKAIPRSADCYQCHTEHTAVENTFVQFYPTLYEVAQHQGTVKPGFAPLPLNLTQLEALVRTAPWPQIEAALDKLASQTPQANSISLATLSVLGSRLTQAGKTATGVNLLEWSSRQYPGSALVQNDLADAYRIAGKLAAAKTATSRSLQLAESDPMLNAVLRKAVTDAAANRLKLLN, encoded by the coding sequence ATGCGGCTCCTTACCCTGCTCAGCCTTGCTGTTATCTCAATCACCGCCTCCGATCTGGAGTACTCTGCTTCCGGCGAACTCAAGTTCCCGGCGCGCTATCGCGAATGGGTGTTTCTCGGCTCCGGACTCGGCATGACCTATGGCCCGGTGGCGGAGTTCAATGTTGGACGTCCTCCGATGTTCGATAACGTCTATGTCAATCCGGAGTCTTACCGCGCCTTTCTCGAGTCTGGGAAATGGCCGGCGAAGACTCAGTTCGTGCTCGAGATTCGAAACTCGGAGCGGAGCGGTTCCATTAACAGGGGTGGCAACTTTCAAACGGATCTGGTGGGCATCGAGATGAATGTCAAAGATCCCTCATCTCCGAACGGCGAATGGACCTTCTACAACTTTCCAATCCAGGATGGGAAGCCCTCCGCGGTGGCGAAAGCCATCCCTCGCAGCGCTGATTGCTACCAATGCCACACGGAGCACACCGCGGTGGAAAACACCTTTGTGCAGTTCTATCCCACGCTCTATGAAGTGGCTCAGCACCAAGGTACCGTGAAGCCGGGCTTTGCTCCGCTGCCCCTGAATCTGACCCAACTCGAGGCGCTGGTCAGAACGGCTCCGTGGCCGCAGATTGAAGCCGCGCTCGACAAGCTGGCCAGCCAGACTCCACAGGCCAATTCGATCTCGCTGGCGACATTGAGCGTGCTCGGGTCGCGGCTGACGCAAGCAGGGAAGACGGCGACCGGTGTGAATCTTCTGGAATGGTCCTCCCGGCAGTACCCCGGTTCGGCGCTCGTGCAGAATGATCTGGCAGACGCCTATCGGATTGCCGGTAAGCTTGCCGCCGCGAAAACGGCCACTTCGCGCAGCTTGCAGTTGGCGGAATCGGACCCGATGTTGAATGCTGTTTTGCGAAAGGCTGTCACCGATGCCGCCGCGAACCGGCTCAAATTGCTCAACTAG
- a CDS encoding alpha/beta hydrolase, which yields MTRLALLLAGAFFLPAQTHPIEQLIAAARENSPELGSLLARGLPGMKGRDGAVVWGQDFLFAVESPEAAMVSINNQPPTPMRRAGTSNFWYKLATLRLGATHSYTYTANGRSLGAYEVAGYNPDSYPIPGTPQGKLSAMHTHTSRIYPGMTANYWIYANAGVDPDKPSPVTVWQDGETIAGDVDLLRLRLQLVSDNLVHKKLIPPMVHILIAPGTVGSKALRSTQYDTVSNVYGKYLLEEILPEVEKTYKLRADAYSRAIAGASSGAICAFNAAWYFPEQFSRVLSHIGSYSGIQWHPEKNEDGGYIVSHKVRREPRKNLRVWMSDGSNDIENQSGSWPLNNIELANGLKLKGYDFHFRFGTSIHAIAQGALDLPESLAWLWRDYQASNTQQRYEMEESERVKPLFRVSITNREAW from the coding sequence ATGACTCGTCTTGCCCTCCTCCTTGCCGGAGCCTTTTTCCTCCCCGCGCAAACGCATCCGATCGAACAACTCATTGCAGCGGCTCGCGAGAACTCTCCTGAACTCGGATCGCTCCTGGCGCGTGGGCTCCCTGGAATGAAAGGTCGCGATGGCGCTGTGGTTTGGGGACAGGATTTTCTGTTTGCCGTCGAATCTCCCGAGGCTGCCATGGTCTCTATCAACAACCAGCCTCCAACTCCCATGCGGCGTGCCGGAACTTCAAATTTCTGGTACAAGCTCGCGACTCTTCGTCTCGGCGCCACTCATAGCTACACGTACACTGCCAATGGCCGTAGCCTTGGCGCCTATGAAGTGGCTGGTTACAACCCTGATTCCTATCCCATCCCAGGGACGCCCCAGGGGAAGCTCTCGGCGATGCACACGCATACGAGCCGCATCTATCCGGGAATGACCGCCAACTATTGGATCTATGCCAACGCTGGTGTCGATCCGGACAAGCCCTCTCCGGTGACGGTCTGGCAGGATGGCGAAACGATCGCTGGTGATGTGGATTTGTTGCGTCTCCGGCTGCAGCTTGTTTCGGACAACTTAGTTCATAAAAAGCTCATCCCGCCCATGGTCCACATCCTCATCGCACCAGGGACTGTGGGGAGCAAAGCTCTGCGCAGTACCCAATACGATACGGTGTCCAATGTCTACGGCAAGTACTTGCTGGAGGAGATTCTTCCTGAAGTTGAAAAGACTTACAAGCTCCGTGCCGACGCCTATTCGCGTGCTATTGCGGGTGCTTCGTCCGGTGCGATCTGCGCCTTCAACGCCGCCTGGTATTTCCCGGAGCAGTTCAGTCGCGTGCTGTCCCACATTGGCAGTTATAGCGGCATCCAGTGGCATCCGGAGAAAAACGAAGACGGTGGCTATATCGTTTCGCACAAGGTGCGTCGTGAGCCTCGGAAGAACCTCCGGGTCTGGATGTCGGACGGCTCGAACGATATTGAAAACCAGTCTGGCAGTTGGCCGCTGAATAACATCGAACTGGCGAACGGTCTCAAACTGAAGGGCTACGATTTCCACTTCCGCTTTGGCACCAGCATCCATGCGATTGCGCAAGGCGCTTTGGATCTCCCCGAATCGCTGGCCTGGCTCTGGCGCGACTATCAGGCGTCCAACACGCAGCAGCGCTATGAGATGGAGGAGTCCGAGCGCGTCAAGCCGCTGTTCCGGGTGAGCATTACCAATCGTGAGGCCTGGTAG